Proteins from a genomic interval of Candidatus Zixiibacteriota bacterium:
- a CDS encoding DUF6345 domain-containing protein, whose translation MKKRHYINRIFYFAFIISLLVNVSFALAETSGEEKFGEYDKSILFTEDGYYRFPPALPDEKQESLGKWELPRTELELSEEKPLSTKVSSGDIVLLNGWNYISFPKSLLPYNGWNQAAYVFADVDTGGRSIFTYDASTGMWDSVSYATVIEPLVGYAVYSVGTSTANTNYYPPGQQQNPSITLYPGWNLVGYFDPMGNDNDDFLHAAMAREELESLGSDWCYYIGWNAASQQYETSIINGADDVHSDFRLAYPKKGYWLYMIANRNLAFATDHDYTCSAEWVGDYPGVANDLQSSDDEASGFYYLLSGDNKWSGSFIHGDSAANEDHWKDSEYGGHDDDFIDDTHFAFFAGHGAPGLIAFSDGISSSYLTYDEALWGNTRVDWIALAACMVLNESNNNYALWEDSFKGLHSVVGWETIGTGHPDLGTIFANRLRQGNTIWDSWKYATDSIIPWDGYRVGILAVDIDGNTNTKECIDDHIYGHGTWFSPSGYDVQFDHEFHSCIP comes from the coding sequence ATGAAAAAAAGGCATTATATTAACCGAATTTTCTATTTTGCATTTATAATATCCTTATTGGTAAATGTATCTTTTGCCTTGGCCGAAACGTCTGGCGAAGAAAAGTTTGGTGAATACGATAAGAGTATTCTCTTCACAGAAGATGGATACTATCGATTTCCTCCCGCACTTCCTGATGAAAAGCAAGAATCATTGGGAAAGTGGGAGCTTCCAAGAACAGAATTGGAATTATCTGAAGAAAAACCGCTATCTACCAAGGTATCGTCAGGGGATATTGTGCTTTTGAATGGGTGGAATTATATCTCGTTTCCGAAGTCATTGCTACCATACAACGGATGGAATCAGGCAGCGTATGTTTTTGCCGACGTTGATACTGGAGGACGCAGTATCTTTACTTATGATGCCAGCACTGGAATGTGGGACAGTGTATCATACGCCACAGTAATAGAACCACTGGTTGGTTACGCAGTGTATTCGGTAGGGACTTCTACGGCTAATACGAACTACTATCCACCAGGACAACAACAAAATCCATCCATCACCCTCTATCCCGGCTGGAATCTCGTTGGTTATTTCGATCCCATGGGGAATGACAATGATGATTTTCTTCACGCTGCAATGGCTCGCGAAGAACTGGAAAGTCTGGGATCGGACTGGTGTTATTATATTGGATGGAATGCCGCTTCCCAACAATATGAGACATCAATTATCAATGGTGCAGATGATGTCCACTCGGATTTCAGATTGGCTTATCCGAAAAAGGGTTATTGGCTTTATATGATTGCAAATCGGAATCTCGCGTTCGCAACGGATCACGACTATACATGTTCGGCAGAATGGGTAGGTGATTATCCTGGTGTGGCCAACGATTTACAATCCAGCGATGATGAAGCAAGTGGTTTCTATTATTTATTAAGTGGTGATAACAAATGGTCGGGGAGCTTTATTCATGGAGATAGCGCTGCAAATGAAGATCATTGGAAAGATAGTGAATATGGGGGCCATGATGACGACTTCATCGATGATACCCATTTTGCATTTTTCGCTGGTCATGGAGCCCCTGGCTTAATAGCATTTTCTGACGGTATCTCTTCTTCATACCTAACCTATGACGAGGCATTATGGGGAAATACCCGGGTTGATTGGATCGCTCTCGCAGCATGCATGGTATTGAATGAGTCGAATAACAACTATGCATTATGGGAAGATTCATTCAAAGGATTGCACTCGGTTGTTGGATGGGAAACTATAGGTACAGGCCATCCGGACCTGGGAACAATATTTGCAAACAGATTGCGTCAAGGTAATACGATTTGGGATTCCTGGAAATATGCTACGGACTCTATCATACCATGGGATGGTTATAGGGTTGGAATACTCGCCGTAGACATTGATGGGAATACGAATACAAAAGAATGTATTGACGATCATATCTACGGGCACGGAACCTGGTTCAGTCCATCCGGGTATGATGTTCAATTTGATCATGAGTTCCATAGTTGCATTCCGTAG